Proteins encoded within one genomic window of Oncorhynchus masou masou isolate Uvic2021 chromosome 1, UVic_Omas_1.1, whole genome shotgun sequence:
- the LOC135545766 gene encoding hypermethylated in cancer 2 protein-like codes for MELPNHAKQILLQLNQQRAKGFLCDVIIVVENALFRAHKNILAASSIYFKSLVLHDNLINLDTEMVNPSVFRQVLDFIYTGKLLSSLDQSNEQNYSALLTAASYLQLHDLAALCRKKLKRSGGKPLPGKLSTSGPLSRLRHNNERLSSSALTASHNHYVHAPSDADQPQPDDGLGDKLSDDEMFIGSTAVKNGTCGSGSNGNLSNGLSGRETDLGLDLSKKSPPSACTTTDALSPHSNSQGSPQSASVSTTNSASLDDSTITLPGLDTTGPEPMELMPTPKAPEDSQAHPDAPLPRKSSRQVARKKEWPKREASGLKAEDRDPPLVNGVIVGPKEGRSSRGVGRCSFPSDQSFQCKEEEEGGENGQEHSDQSGHSDGESGGGGHHSANYVYRQEGFEPAFGDNLYVCIPCGKGFPSSEQLNAHVETHTEDELYIKEEGGAFVKEEEAEDLSAPVAPTTFGISEPRPFKCTVCSKSYKDPATLRQHEKSHWLTRPFPCNICGKMFTQRGTMTRHMRSHLGLKPFACDECGMRFTRQYRLTEHMRVHSGEKPYECQLCGGKFTQQRNLISHLRMHTSPS; via the coding sequence ATGGAACTGCCAAATCATGCCAAACAAATACTACTGCAACTCAACCAGCAGAGGGCTAAGGGCTTCCTGTGTGACGTCATCATCGTGGTGGAGAACGCTCTGTTCCGAGCCCACAAGAACATCCTAGCAGCCAGCAGTATCTACTTCAAGTCTCTGGTTCTCCACGACAACCTCATCAACCTGGACACAGAGATGGTGAATCCCTCTGTTTTCCGACAAGTCCTGGACTTCATCTACACGGGGAAGCTCCTGTCCTCATTGGACCAGAGTAATGAGCAGAACTACAGTGCCCTCTTGACCGCAGCCAGCTACCTCCAGCTCCATGACCTCGCCGCGCTGTGCAGGAAGAAGCTCAAGCGAAGCGGTGGCAAGCCTCTGCCGGGTAAACTCTCCACCTCGGGTCCGCTCAGCCGACTGCGCCACAACAACGAGCGCCTCTCGTCCTCTGCCCTCACCGCCTCCCACAACCACTACGTCCACGCCCCCTCTGACGCAGACCAGCCACAGCCCGATGACGGCCTCGGGGACAAGCTCTCGGATGATGAGATGTTCATCGGGAGCACCGCCGTGAAGAATGGGACCTGCGGGAGTGGTAGTAATGGAAACCTCAGTAACGGTTTGAGCGGCAGGGAGACAGATCTCGGGCTGGACCTGTCCAAGAAGAGCCCTCCATCGGCATGTACCACAACAGACGCACTCAGCCCTCACAGCAACTCACAGGGTTCCCCTCAATCTGCCTCAGTATCCACAACCAACAGTGCCTCACTGGATGATTCCACCATCACTCTGCCCGGTCTGGACACCACCGGCCCAGAGCCCATGGAGCTCATGCCCACCCCCAAAGCCCCTGAAGACAGTCAGGCCCATCCAGACGCTCCCCTGCCTCGCAAGAGCTCCCGCCAGGTAGCCCGCAAAAAGGAGTGGCCCAAGAGAGAGGCCTCTGGCCTGAAGGCTGAGGATCGTGACCCGCCCCTGGTCAATGGTGTGATCGTGGGACCGAAAGAGGGCCGCTCATCCAGGGGTGTAGGCAGGTGCAGCTTTCCCTCAGACCAGTCCTTCCAgtgtaaagaggaggaggaaggaggggagaatggGCAGGAGCACAGTGACCAGAGCGGGCATAGtgatggagagagtggaggaggagggcacCACAGCGCCAACTATGTGTACCGGCAGGAAGGGTTTGAGCCAGCGTTTGGGGACAACTTGTATGTGTGCATCCCCTGTGGGAAGGGCTTTCCCAGCTCAGAGCAGCTTAACGCCCATGTGGAGACGCACACAGAGGACGAGCTCTACAtcaaagaggagggaggggcctttgtgaaagaggaagaggctgaggacCTCTCGGCCCCCGTGGCTCCCACCACATTCGGCATCTCCGAGCCACGGCCCTTCAAGTGCACCGTATGTAGTAAGAGCTACAAAGACCCGGCGACCCTGAGACAGCACGAGAAGAGCCACTGGCTGACCCGACCCTTCCCATGTAACATCTGCGGGAAGATGTTCACCCAGAGAGGCACTATGACGCGCCACATGCGGAGCCACCTGGGCCTGAAACCGTTTGCTTGCGATGAGTGTGGCATGCGCTTCACACGCCAGTACCGCCTGACGGAGCACATGCGCGTCCACTCGGGAGAGAAGCCGTACGAATGCCAGTTGTGCGGTGGAAAGTTCACCCAGCAACGCAACCTCATCAGCCACCTGAGAATGCACACCTCACCCTCCTAA